A window of Streptomyces gilvosporeus contains these coding sequences:
- the nadA gene encoding quinolinate synthase NadA — MRVVTTAQPLDVQPTPLALLLLGREADPKSERGVECPGDLPAPSDPDLVERARAAKEKLGDKVFVLGHHYQRDEVIEFADVTGDSFKLARDAAARPDAEYIVFCGVHFMAESADILTGDDQQVILPDLAAGCSMADMATAEQVAECWDVLTEAGIAEQVVPVSYMNSSADIKAFTGKHGGTICTSSNAKRALDWAFEQGEKVLFLPDQHLGRNTAVRDMGMSLDDCVVYNPHKPGGGLTADELRAAKMILWRGHCSVHGRFSLDSVNDVRERIPGVNVLVHPECKHEVVAAADYVGSTEYIIKALEAAPRGSKWAIGTELNLVRRLANRFAAEDKEIVFLDKTVCFCSTMNRIDLPHLVWALESLAAGKVVNRIQVDNETESFAKLALERMLALP; from the coding sequence GTGCGTGTCGTGACCACCGCCCAGCCCCTGGACGTCCAGCCGACTCCGCTGGCCCTGCTCCTCCTCGGCCGCGAGGCCGACCCGAAGAGCGAGCGCGGTGTGGAGTGCCCCGGTGATCTGCCGGCCCCCTCCGACCCCGACCTCGTCGAGCGCGCCCGCGCGGCCAAGGAGAAGCTCGGCGACAAGGTCTTCGTCCTCGGGCACCACTACCAGCGCGACGAGGTCATCGAGTTCGCCGATGTGACCGGCGACTCCTTCAAGCTCGCGCGGGACGCGGCCGCCCGGCCGGACGCGGAGTACATCGTCTTCTGCGGTGTCCACTTCATGGCCGAGTCCGCCGACATCCTCACCGGCGACGACCAGCAGGTGATCCTCCCCGACCTGGCCGCCGGCTGCTCGATGGCCGATATGGCGACGGCCGAGCAGGTCGCCGAGTGCTGGGACGTCCTGACCGAGGCCGGGATCGCCGAGCAGGTGGTGCCCGTCTCGTACATGAACTCCTCCGCCGACATCAAAGCCTTCACCGGCAAGCACGGCGGCACGATCTGCACCTCCTCCAACGCCAAGCGCGCGCTGGACTGGGCCTTCGAGCAGGGCGAGAAGGTCCTCTTCCTGCCCGATCAGCACCTGGGCCGCAACACCGCCGTCCGCGACATGGGCATGTCCCTCGACGACTGCGTGGTCTACAACCCCCACAAGCCGGGCGGCGGCCTGACCGCCGACGAGCTGCGCGCCGCCAAGATGATCCTGTGGCGAGGCCACTGCTCGGTCCACGGCCGCTTCTCGCTGGACTCGGTCAACGACGTCCGCGAGCGCATCCCCGGCGTGAACGTGCTGGTCCACCCCGAGTGCAAGCACGAGGTCGTCGCCGCGGCGGACTACGTCGGCTCGACGGAGTACATCATCAAGGCCCTGGAGGCCGCCCCCCGCGGCTCCAAGTGGGCCATCGGCACGGAGCTGAACCTGGTCCGCCGGCTGGCCAACCGTTTCGCGGCCGAGGACAAGGAGATCGTCTTCCTCGACAAGACGGTCTGCTTCTGCTCCACCATGAACCGCATCGACCTGCCCCATCTGGTCTGGGCCCTGGAGTCGCTGGCGGCCGGCAAGGTCGTCAACCGCATCCAGGTCGACAACGAGACCGAGAGCTTCGCCAAGCTGGCGCTGGAGCGGATGCTGGCGCTGCCGTAG
- the erpA gene encoding iron-sulfur cluster insertion protein ErpA, whose translation MSVQDEKTTVSDGIILSDAAASKVKSLLEQEGRDDLALRVAVQPGGCSGLRYQLFFDERSLDGDVVKDFDGVKVVTDRMSAPYLGGASIDFVDTIEKQGFTIDNPNATGSCACGDSFS comes from the coding sequence ATGAGCGTTCAGGACGAGAAGACCACCGTCAGCGACGGCATCATCCTGTCCGACGCGGCCGCGTCGAAGGTCAAGAGCCTGCTGGAGCAGGAGGGCCGGGACGACCTCGCGCTGCGGGTGGCGGTCCAGCCCGGCGGCTGCTCCGGACTGCGTTACCAGCTCTTCTTCGACGAGCGCTCGCTCGACGGCGATGTGGTCAAGGACTTCGACGGCGTCAAGGTCGTCACCGACCGGATGAGCGCCCCCTACCTGGGCGGCGCCTCGATCGACTTCGTCGACACCATTGAGAAGCAGGGCTTCACGATCGACAACCCGAACGCCACCGGCTCCTGCGCCTGCGGCGACTCCTTCAGCTGA